Proteins encoded together in one Catellatospora citrea window:
- a CDS encoding GlxA family transcriptional regulator — MTVRHRVAVLALDGVMALDLGIPSQVFGCATDSAGHRLYETRVCTPDGGPIRASAGFSVQPDHGLDLLDWADTVIVPGIHRDRLDAPTTIAALTALRAAHAAGKRIMSICTGAYVLAAAGLLDERPAATHWAYADDFRGRFPQVALDADVLFIDDGQVLTSAGVAAGLDLCLHVIRRDHGSEVANRAARRCVVAPWRDGGQSQFIERPLPAPGDASTAATREWVLARLGEPLDLDQLARHARMSVRTFTRRFREETGLSPGRWLTRQRIEHARHLLESTDLTIDQVAERAGFGTAVSLRQHLRATVGTAPLAYRRTFRTTT, encoded by the coding sequence ATGACCGTTCGCCACCGTGTCGCCGTGCTCGCCCTCGACGGCGTCATGGCCCTCGACCTCGGCATCCCGAGCCAGGTGTTCGGCTGCGCCACCGACAGCGCCGGCCACCGGCTCTACGAGACCCGCGTCTGCACCCCCGACGGCGGCCCGATCCGCGCCAGCGCCGGCTTCTCCGTGCAGCCCGACCATGGCCTCGACCTGCTCGACTGGGCCGACACCGTGATCGTGCCCGGCATCCACCGCGACCGCCTCGACGCGCCCACCACCATCGCGGCCCTGACCGCCCTCCGCGCCGCCCACGCCGCCGGCAAACGGATCATGTCCATCTGCACCGGAGCGTACGTGCTGGCCGCCGCGGGCCTGCTCGACGAGCGCCCCGCCGCCACCCACTGGGCCTACGCCGACGACTTCCGCGGCCGGTTCCCGCAGGTCGCACTCGACGCCGACGTGCTGTTCATCGACGACGGGCAGGTGCTCACCTCGGCCGGGGTCGCCGCCGGGCTCGACCTGTGCCTGCACGTGATCCGCCGCGACCACGGCAGCGAGGTCGCCAACCGGGCCGCCCGCCGCTGCGTCGTGGCCCCCTGGCGCGACGGCGGCCAGTCCCAGTTCATCGAACGCCCGCTGCCCGCCCCCGGCGACGCGTCCACCGCGGCGACCCGCGAATGGGTGCTGGCCCGCCTCGGCGAACCCCTCGACCTGGACCAGCTCGCCCGCCACGCGCGCATGAGCGTACGCACGTTCACCCGGCGGTTCCGCGAGGAGACCGGGCTGTCGCCGGGCCGGTGGCTCACCCGCCAGCGCATCGAGCACGCCCGCCACCTGCTGGAGAGCACCGACCTCACCATCGACCAGGTCGCCGAGCGGGCCGGCTTCGGCACCGCCGTCTCCCTGCGCCAGCACCTGCGCGCCACGGTCGGCACCGCCCCACTCGCCTACCGCCGCACCTTCCGCACCACCACCTGA
- a CDS encoding AfsR/SARP family transcriptional regulator gives MPIVFRLLGPLALGSADRVTGLSVPKIRCMLAVLLLDADRVVSLDRLVDELWGDDPPRSAVANLRSYALALRRALAATGIDPERLVTTPGGYRLQVAPGECDLEVWESHAEAGVAALTAGRHQEAARQLDQALSCWRGAALDGIPVGPVLAARATALDELRTAHTEDLFEARLGSGEGIALVAPLREHIAAHPTRERAYEQLMRVLYAVGDTAAALTVYQQARDALAEGLGLEPGPQLREVQRAVLRRDPSLAPPAPAHAITPRQLPPDVPVLVGRQRELARLHEGTAVVRNVHGPGGVGKSALAIRLAHRLRDRYPDGQLYLDLQGSNPRLTPLDPVDVLGRFVRALGVPYGRLPQEPADVAALYRTLLAERRVLILLDNAVDAAQVRPLLPGVGDSLVLVTSRRALTALDGVAMLALDVLPEDAAAELLDRIAGPALRADGASALALAGLCGRLPLALRIAAARLAARPDWSAADLVERLVDERNRLDELHSDDMAVRSCFQASYRVLDPVAARAFRMAGLARVPELSVAALGALLDAPAPVAASALDRLVEARLVEVESGRFRLHDLLRLYAAEQSAALDGSDDRSAALRRLLVYYANTTRRAVGVLMGYQRPLHPALHAPPGEPPLTFATAEQAEAWLDAELPGAIVAAEQADEAGDDGRRYPAQLIRVGNPYLSRRHGSSVPRLADTALRLRPPDDHASEAIASSSLGQHLARSGRFDEAHVVLTRALELWQRVGDLDGIATICNGLGSRANFMGNGAEALHYYQLSLDALRRLGNRDLQQIVLNNMSEVHCSERRFAEGIACVRESLRINHTGNRALFLQLSALAPLAVLQSQLGDLRSALRIYHRAMEVAEKLDDVRYLIELLLCRSEAYLRVRRVDLARTDVDQAARHTHRVSDNYWPACVQRQLGRIHLATGDLPRAARHRAEAEILFRQTWYRSDRFMELYLAGDDPALPHPP, from the coding sequence GTGCCGATCGTGTTCCGCCTGCTGGGGCCACTCGCCCTCGGCAGCGCAGACCGTGTGACCGGCCTCTCCGTACCCAAGATCCGGTGCATGCTGGCGGTGCTGCTGCTCGACGCCGACCGCGTGGTCAGCCTCGACCGGCTGGTCGACGAGCTGTGGGGCGACGACCCGCCCCGCTCCGCCGTGGCCAACCTCCGCTCGTACGCCCTCGCGCTGCGCCGCGCCCTGGCCGCCACCGGCATCGACCCCGAGCGTCTGGTCACCACCCCCGGCGGTTACCGGTTGCAGGTCGCTCCCGGCGAATGCGACCTCGAGGTCTGGGAGTCCCACGCCGAGGCAGGTGTCGCCGCGCTGACGGCCGGCCGGCACCAGGAGGCCGCCCGGCAACTGGACCAGGCCCTGTCGTGCTGGCGCGGGGCGGCGCTCGACGGCATCCCGGTCGGCCCGGTCCTGGCCGCCCGTGCCACCGCCCTCGACGAGCTGCGCACCGCCCACACCGAGGACCTCTTCGAGGCGCGCCTGGGCAGCGGCGAGGGCATCGCGCTGGTGGCGCCGCTGCGCGAGCACATCGCCGCCCACCCCACCCGCGAACGTGCGTACGAGCAGCTCATGCGCGTGCTCTACGCCGTAGGCGACACCGCCGCCGCGCTCACCGTCTACCAGCAGGCACGCGATGCGCTCGCCGAAGGGCTCGGCCTCGAACCGGGCCCGCAGCTGCGCGAGGTTCAACGCGCGGTGCTGCGCCGCGACCCGTCGCTGGCGCCCCCCGCACCGGCCCACGCGATCACGCCCCGGCAGCTGCCCCCCGACGTGCCGGTCCTGGTCGGACGCCAGCGCGAGCTGGCCCGACTGCACGAGGGCACCGCGGTGGTGCGCAACGTGCACGGTCCCGGTGGCGTCGGCAAGTCCGCCCTCGCCATCCGGCTCGCCCACCGGTTGCGCGACCGCTATCCCGACGGTCAGCTCTACCTGGACCTGCAGGGCTCCAACCCCCGGCTCACCCCGCTGGACCCGGTCGACGTGCTCGGCCGATTCGTGCGGGCGCTGGGCGTGCCGTACGGCCGTCTGCCGCAGGAGCCCGCCGACGTGGCGGCGCTGTACCGCACGCTGCTCGCCGAGCGGCGGGTACTGATCCTGCTGGACAACGCGGTGGACGCGGCACAGGTCCGGCCGCTGCTGCCAGGTGTCGGCGACAGCCTGGTGCTGGTGACCAGCCGCAGGGCCCTGACCGCGCTCGACGGGGTGGCCATGCTCGCCCTGGACGTGCTGCCGGAGGACGCCGCCGCGGAACTGCTCGACCGCATCGCCGGACCCGCCCTGCGCGCCGACGGGGCGAGTGCGCTGGCCCTGGCGGGGCTGTGCGGGCGGCTGCCGCTCGCGCTGCGCATCGCCGCGGCGCGGCTCGCGGCCCGGCCTGACTGGTCGGCGGCCGACCTGGTGGAACGGCTCGTCGACGAACGCAACCGGCTCGACGAGCTGCACAGCGACGACATGGCCGTGCGCTCCTGCTTCCAGGCCAGCTATCGCGTGCTCGACCCGGTGGCGGCCCGCGCGTTCCGGATGGCCGGGCTGGCCCGGGTGCCGGAGCTCAGCGTCGCGGCCCTGGGCGCACTGCTGGACGCCCCCGCGCCGGTCGCCGCGTCCGCGCTGGACCGGCTCGTCGAGGCGCGGCTCGTCGAGGTCGAGTCGGGCCGCTTCCGGCTGCACGACCTGCTGCGCCTGTACGCCGCCGAGCAGTCCGCGGCGCTGGACGGGTCGGACGATCGCAGCGCGGCGCTGCGGCGGCTGCTGGTGTATTACGCGAACACGACGCGACGCGCGGTCGGTGTGCTGATGGGCTACCAGCGGCCGCTGCATCCGGCGCTGCACGCGCCGCCCGGCGAGCCGCCGCTCACGTTCGCGACGGCCGAGCAGGCCGAGGCCTGGCTGGACGCTGAGCTGCCCGGCGCGATCGTCGCCGCCGAGCAGGCCGACGAGGCCGGCGACGACGGGCGCCGCTATCCGGCACAGCTGATCAGGGTGGGCAACCCCTACCTCTCGCGCCGCCACGGCAGCTCCGTGCCGCGGCTGGCGGACACGGCGCTGCGGCTGCGGCCGCCGGACGACCACGCCTCGGAGGCGATCGCCAGCAGCAGCCTGGGGCAGCACCTGGCCCGCTCGGGCCGCTTCGACGAGGCGCACGTCGTGCTGACCCGTGCCCTGGAGCTGTGGCAGCGGGTCGGCGACCTCGACGGGATCGCCACCATCTGCAACGGTCTGGGCAGCCGCGCCAACTTCATGGGCAACGGGGCGGAGGCACTGCACTACTACCAGCTCAGCCTGGACGCGCTGCGCCGGCTCGGCAACCGGGACCTGCAGCAGATAGTCCTCAACAACATGTCCGAGGTGCACTGCTCCGAACGGCGCTTCGCCGAGGGCATCGCGTGCGTGCGGGAGAGCCTGCGGATCAACCACACCGGCAACCGCGCGCTGTTCCTGCAGCTCAGCGCGCTCGCCCCGCTGGCGGTGCTGCAGAGCCAGCTGGGCGACCTGCGGTCCGCGCTGCGCATCTACCACCGGGCGATGGAGGTCGCCGAGAAGCTCGACGATGTGCGCTACCTCATCGAACTGCTGCTGTGCCGGTCCGAGGCGTACCTGCGGGTGCGCCGCGTCGACCTGGCGCGCACCGACGTCGACCAGGCGGCGCGCCACACCCACCGGGTGAGTGACAACTACTGGCCGGCCTGCGTGCAACGCCAGCTCGGCCGGATCCACCTCGCGACGGGCGACCTGCCCCGTGCCGCCCGGCACCGGGCCGAGGCCGAGATCCTGTTCCGCCAGACCTGGTATCGCTCGGACCGCTTCATGGAGCTGTACCTCGCCGGTGACGACCCGGCCCTCCCACACCCTCCGTAG
- a CDS encoding NUDIX hydrolase, protein MPLTPIIATLAYVLSPDRGSVLLLHRDKRPDDIHFGKHVGLGGRVERDEDVLTGVKREVQEESGLVARRLSLRGTVSWPGFGRHGEDWFGFVFRVDEFDGEPHEGNHEGTLGWVPRERLYDVPMWASDRQWLPMVFDDDPRPFHGVMPYRDGQMVSWSYVR, encoded by the coding sequence ATGCCGCTGACGCCGATCATCGCCACCCTCGCCTACGTGCTGTCCCCCGACCGGGGCAGCGTGCTGCTGCTGCACCGCGACAAGCGGCCTGACGACATCCACTTCGGAAAGCACGTCGGCCTGGGCGGGCGCGTCGAGCGCGACGAGGACGTGCTGACCGGCGTGAAACGCGAGGTCCAGGAGGAGTCGGGGCTCGTCGCCCGGCGGCTGTCGCTGCGCGGCACCGTCTCCTGGCCGGGCTTCGGCCGGCACGGCGAGGACTGGTTCGGGTTCGTGTTCCGGGTCGACGAGTTCGACGGCGAGCCGCACGAGGGCAACCATGAGGGCACCCTGGGCTGGGTGCCCCGCGAGCGCCTGTACGACGTGCCGATGTGGGCCAGCGACCGCCAGTGGCTGCCGATGGTCTTCGACGACGACCCGCGCCCGTTCCACGGCGTCATGCCCTACCGGGATGGACAGATGGTGAGCTGGAGTTACGTGCGCTGA
- a CDS encoding amylo-alpha-1,6-glucosidase, which produces MTVFGPAQPAPLNAGDPQPIGQGQVTIVEGTTFSICAPNGDMDPGGAQGLFFRDTRIISRWQLRIDGQPPQPLSVADTDTFASRFMLRRAPAAGHADSTLLVVRQRVVGEGMREVITLTNVGREATLVHLELAVDADFADLFAVKEGHAAGTATHAQASGVNLVFSRPDNSRGLLVHATGEPVSSHNGLSWQVVIPARDEWRTEIIVHPVVESRRIEPRFREHLSPEEAEEHSWRRQVTSIRTQHEGLGLVLRRSVRDLDALRIAAGEDSAHTFVAAGAPWFMTLFGRDSLLTSWMALPLDPSLAVGTLYTLASLQGRQVDPCNEEEPGRILHELRLGPQSTSALGGAHYYGTIDASPLFVALLGEAWKWGAAESDVRALLPAADAVLAWIDGFGDRDGDGFIEYQRATDRGLFNQGWKDSWDGVNDAAGQLAEPPVALAEVQGYAYAAWLARADLADAFGEQALAESCRARADKLRSLFAEAFWLPDDGYFAIALDGRKRRMDAMSSNPGHCLWTGIVTDEHAAQLIARLSEPDMDSGYGLRTLSDRMGAYNPMSYHNGSVWPHDTALCVAGLMRYAHIPGAVELAHRLTDGLLRAAMSFGGRLPELFCGFPADRFRPPVPYPTSCSPQAWASGAPLLIVRAFLGLDLDVPKRSLVLRPRLPQEWGTVTLDRLPFAGSLLRIAASGTDAEVHGLPEPSTVIN; this is translated from the coding sequence GTGACAGTGTTTGGGCCAGCCCAGCCCGCACCGCTCAACGCAGGCGACCCGCAGCCGATCGGCCAGGGTCAGGTCACCATCGTCGAAGGCACCACGTTCAGCATCTGCGCGCCCAACGGGGACATGGACCCCGGGGGCGCGCAGGGCCTGTTCTTCCGGGACACCCGGATTATCTCGCGCTGGCAGCTGCGCATCGACGGGCAGCCGCCGCAGCCGCTGTCGGTGGCCGACACCGACACGTTCGCGTCGCGGTTCATGCTGCGGCGCGCGCCCGCGGCCGGGCATGCCGACAGCACGCTGCTGGTGGTGCGCCAGCGCGTGGTCGGCGAGGGCATGCGCGAGGTCATCACGCTGACCAACGTCGGCCGTGAGGCCACCCTGGTGCACCTGGAACTGGCCGTCGACGCCGACTTCGCCGACCTGTTCGCGGTCAAGGAGGGCCACGCGGCCGGCACGGCGACGCACGCCCAGGCCAGCGGGGTCAACCTGGTGTTCAGCCGGCCCGACAACTCGCGCGGCCTGCTCGTGCACGCCACCGGCGAACCCGTCAGCAGCCACAACGGGCTGAGCTGGCAGGTGGTCATCCCGGCCCGCGACGAGTGGCGCACCGAGATCATCGTGCATCCGGTGGTGGAGAGCCGCCGCATCGAGCCGCGCTTCCGCGAGCACCTGTCGCCCGAGGAGGCCGAGGAGCACTCGTGGCGCCGCCAGGTCACCTCCATCCGGACCCAGCACGAGGGGCTGGGTCTGGTGCTGCGGCGCAGCGTGCGCGACCTCGACGCGTTGCGTATCGCCGCGGGCGAGGACTCCGCGCACACCTTCGTGGCCGCGGGCGCGCCCTGGTTCATGACCCTGTTCGGCCGGGACAGCCTGCTCACCTCGTGGATGGCGCTGCCGCTGGACCCGTCGCTGGCCGTCGGCACCCTGTACACGCTGGCCTCGCTGCAGGGCCGCCAGGTCGACCCGTGCAACGAGGAGGAGCCGGGGCGCATCCTGCACGAGCTGCGGCTCGGTCCGCAGAGCACGTCGGCGCTGGGTGGGGCGCACTACTACGGCACGATCGACGCCAGCCCGCTGTTCGTGGCACTGCTCGGCGAGGCCTGGAAGTGGGGCGCGGCCGAGTCCGACGTGCGTGCGCTGCTGCCGGCCGCCGACGCGGTGCTGGCGTGGATCGACGGCTTCGGCGACCGGGACGGCGACGGGTTCATCGAATACCAGCGCGCCACCGACCGCGGGCTGTTCAACCAGGGCTGGAAGGACAGCTGGGACGGGGTCAACGACGCGGCGGGCCAGCTCGCCGAGCCGCCGGTCGCGCTGGCCGAGGTGCAGGGGTACGCGTATGCCGCGTGGCTGGCGCGCGCGGACCTGGCCGACGCGTTCGGCGAGCAGGCGCTGGCCGAGTCCTGCCGGGCCCGGGCCGACAAGCTGCGCTCGCTGTTCGCCGAGGCGTTCTGGCTGCCCGACGACGGCTACTTCGCGATCGCGCTGGACGGGCGCAAGCGCCGCATGGACGCCATGTCCAGCAACCCGGGGCACTGCCTGTGGACCGGCATCGTCACCGACGAGCACGCCGCGCAGCTGATCGCGCGGCTGTCCGAGCCGGACATGGACAGCGGGTACGGACTGCGCACGCTGTCGGACCGGATGGGCGCGTACAACCCGATGAGCTACCACAACGGGTCGGTGTGGCCGCACGACACCGCGCTGTGCGTGGCCGGGCTGATGCGATACGCCCACATCCCCGGCGCGGTCGAGCTGGCCCACCGCCTGACCGACGGCCTGCTGCGGGCCGCGATGTCGTTCGGTGGCCGGCTGCCCGAGCTGTTCTGCGGCTTCCCGGCGGACCGCTTCCGCCCGCCGGTGCCGTATCCGACCTCGTGCTCGCCGCAGGCGTGGGCCAGCGGGGCGCCGCTGCTGATCGTGCGCGCGTTCCTCGGCCTGGACCTGGACGTGCCCAAGCGCAGCCTGGTGCTGCGGCCGCGGCTGCCGCAGGAGTGGGGCACCGTGACGCTGGACCGGCTGCCGTTCGCCGGTTCGCTGCTGAGGATCGCGGCGTCGGGCACCGACGCCGAGGTCCACGGTCTGCCCGAACCCTCCACAGTGATCAACTGA
- a CDS encoding SigB/SigF/SigG family RNA polymerase sigma factor, with amino-acid sequence MSTHADALRIDAVLGSTEPGEQAWTAERDRRVSAALARLHRIPADDPARERARAAVIRAGMPLARRLARRFSFRGEDPDDLVQVALLGLIKSVDRYDSSHGVRFEHFAAPTMLGELRRHFRDRGWALRVHRHLQELHLEISRAVPALCQSLQRTPEIRDLAAFLGRDEDDIRDGLECAHAYAIGSLNSVVRSGSGFAELGELLGEQDRRLESLPDRHAIGRAVAGLSPRDRHILALRFAADLTQAEIAQRLGLSQMHVSRLLSRCLQHLRQTLAAQGLA; translated from the coding sequence ATGAGCACGCATGCGGACGCGTTGAGGATCGATGCCGTGCTGGGCTCCACGGAGCCCGGCGAGCAGGCGTGGACCGCCGAGCGCGACCGCCGGGTCTCGGCGGCGCTGGCAAGGCTGCACCGCATCCCGGCGGACGACCCCGCCCGGGAGCGGGCCCGGGCCGCCGTCATCCGGGCCGGCATGCCGCTGGCCCGGCGGCTGGCCCGGCGGTTCAGCTTCCGCGGCGAGGACCCCGACGACCTCGTCCAGGTCGCGCTGCTGGGGCTGATCAAGTCGGTGGACCGCTACGACAGCAGCCACGGCGTCCGGTTCGAACACTTCGCCGCCCCGACCATGCTCGGCGAGCTGCGCCGACACTTCCGCGACCGGGGCTGGGCGCTTCGGGTGCACCGCCACCTGCAGGAACTGCACCTGGAGATCAGCCGCGCGGTGCCTGCGCTGTGCCAGTCCCTGCAGCGCACCCCGGAGATCCGCGACCTGGCCGCCTTCCTCGGCCGGGACGAGGACGACATCCGCGACGGGCTGGAGTGCGCGCACGCCTACGCCATCGGCTCGCTCAACAGTGTGGTGCGCAGCGGCAGCGGCTTCGCCGAGCTGGGTGAGCTGCTCGGCGAGCAGGACCGGCGGCTGGAGTCGCTGCCCGACCGGCATGCCATCGGCCGCGCGGTGGCCGGGCTGTCGCCCCGCGACCGGCACATCCTCGCGCTGCGCTTCGCGGCCGACCTGACCCAGGCCGAGATCGCCCAGCGGCTGGGACTGTCCCAGATGCACGTGTCCCGCCTGCTCAGCCGCTGCCTGCAACACCTGCGTCAGACCTTGGCCGCCCAGGGTCTGGCGTGA
- a CDS encoding heavy metal-binding domain-containing protein → MRDAANRGGVLVVTTDHLPGHVVQAVYGEVLGLSARTLSPYTEGFKSYADGSGVSMDVRLHMLTECRLEAVDRMAQVALRLGANAVLAMRFDHRPVTESWIEICAYGTAVRAEVARLPRPRKPATPANEADMSLKSA, encoded by the coding sequence ATGCGTGATGCCGCGAACCGCGGGGGCGTGCTGGTGGTCACGACGGACCACCTGCCCGGTCACGTCGTGCAGGCCGTGTACGGCGAGGTCCTGGGCCTGTCCGCGCGCACGCTGAGCCCCTACACCGAGGGCTTCAAGTCGTACGCGGACGGCAGCGGGGTGAGCATGGACGTGCGCCTGCACATGCTGACCGAGTGCCGGCTGGAGGCCGTCGACCGGATGGCGCAGGTGGCCCTGCGACTGGGCGCCAACGCCGTGCTCGCCATGCGGTTCGACCACCGCCCGGTCACCGAGTCGTGGATCGAGATCTGCGCGTACGGCACGGCGGTGCGGGCGGAGGTGGCGAGGTTGCCGCGCCCTAGAAAGCCGGCAACCCCGGCCAACGAAGCTGACATGTCGTTAAAATCCGCTTAG
- a CDS encoding MFS transporter produces the protein MNRTRSQNLAWAVAAVALVSIVGAAGFRATPGVLIEPLEQAFGWSRGTISAAVSINLVLYGLTSPFAAALMERFGMRRVVAGALLLVAAGSGLTVFMTASWQLMLLWGVLVGLGTGSMALAFVATFTNRWFVKHRGLVTGVLTAGGAAGQLVFLPLLASLVQAYDWRVAALTVAGSALLVVPLVLWLLRDDPADLGITAYGADPDAAPAAPAASTGAARRALGALRDAAKTRTFWLLAGGFAICGATTNGLVGTHFIPAAHDHGMPTTTAASLLALVGVFDIVGTIASGWLTDRFDPRWLLGIYYALRGLSLMLLPELFAADPHPSMLVFILFYGLDWVATVPPTIALCRQHFGASGAIVFGWVFASHQFGAAGIALVAGLVRDSSGSYATAFYGAGLLSLAATAMSLAITRPGVLRRWRLAA, from the coding sequence GTGAACAGGACACGAAGCCAGAATCTCGCCTGGGCGGTGGCCGCCGTGGCGCTGGTGTCCATCGTGGGAGCGGCCGGGTTCCGGGCCACGCCCGGCGTGCTCATCGAGCCGCTGGAGCAGGCGTTCGGCTGGTCGCGCGGCACCATCTCGGCCGCTGTCTCGATCAACCTCGTGCTGTACGGGCTGACCTCGCCCTTCGCTGCGGCACTGATGGAGCGCTTCGGCATGCGCCGGGTGGTGGCCGGGGCGCTGCTGCTGGTCGCCGCGGGCAGCGGGCTGACCGTGTTCATGACCGCGAGCTGGCAGCTGATGCTGCTGTGGGGCGTGCTGGTGGGCCTGGGCACCGGCTCGATGGCGCTGGCGTTCGTGGCCACGTTCACCAACCGCTGGTTCGTCAAGCACCGGGGCCTGGTGACCGGGGTGCTGACCGCGGGCGGCGCGGCCGGGCAGTTGGTGTTCCTGCCGCTGCTGGCGAGCCTGGTGCAGGCCTACGACTGGCGGGTGGCGGCGCTGACCGTGGCCGGGTCGGCGCTGCTGGTGGTGCCGCTGGTGCTCTGGCTGCTCCGCGACGACCCGGCCGACCTGGGCATCACCGCGTACGGCGCGGACCCGGACGCAGCTCCGGCCGCCCCGGCGGCGAGCACGGGCGCGGCGCGCCGGGCCCTGGGCGCGCTGCGCGACGCGGCGAAGACGCGTACGTTCTGGCTGCTGGCGGGCGGGTTCGCGATCTGTGGTGCGACCACCAACGGCCTGGTGGGCACGCACTTCATCCCGGCCGCGCACGACCACGGCATGCCGACCACCACCGCGGCGAGCCTGCTGGCGCTGGTCGGCGTCTTCGACATCGTCGGCACCATCGCGTCGGGCTGGCTCACCGACCGGTTCGATCCGCGCTGGCTGCTGGGCATCTACTACGCCCTGCGCGGGCTGTCGCTGATGCTGCTGCCGGAGCTGTTCGCCGCCGACCCGCACCCGAGCATGCTGGTCTTCATCCTGTTCTACGGGCTGGACTGGGTGGCGACGGTGCCGCCGACGATCGCGCTGTGCCGGCAGCACTTCGGGGCGTCCGGGGCGATCGTGTTCGGCTGGGTGTTCGCCTCGCACCAGTTCGGGGCGGCGGGCATCGCGCTGGTCGCCGGCCTGGTCCGGGACAGCAGCGGCTCGTACGCCACGGCGTTCTACGGTGCTGGGCTGCTGTCACTGGCTGCGACCGCGATGTCCCTGGCCATCACCCGTCCGGGCGTGTTGCGGCGCTGGCGGCTGGCTGCATGA
- a CDS encoding glycosyltransferase family 4 protein, producing the protein MKGVPTPEHLARVQSTLPANGTAPLKIAIVAPPYFDVPPAAYGGIEAVLADLSNALVDLGHRVTVIGAGRDGTKARFWQVWERAVPERLGEPGPEIIYATLTRRVVENLAAAGEVDVVHDHTFAGPLNAPAYDALGLPTIATVHGPVDSELRGYYQTLDRDLSLVGISQRQRSLAPELNWIGVVHNGLRPADWPFQREKKDYALFLGRFNADKGAHTAVLAAHEAGLPLILAGKCAEPAEKRYYAEQVEPLLGPNDQMIGIADATLKRELLANARCLLFPVQWEEPFGMVMIEAMVCGTPVVALRGGAVPEVVEHGVSGFICEDPAELPAALRAASELDPAECREQVVRRFSDQRMAVGYVQAYRAALVERRRPRTAGRNGRSAVRAGRLTTAGER; encoded by the coding sequence GTGAAGGGTGTACCCACGCCCGAACATCTCGCCAGGGTGCAGAGCACCCTGCCTGCCAACGGCACCGCCCCGTTGAAGATCGCGATCGTGGCGCCGCCCTACTTCGACGTGCCACCGGCCGCGTACGGGGGGATCGAGGCGGTTCTCGCGGACCTGTCCAACGCGCTGGTCGACCTGGGTCACCGGGTGACCGTGATCGGCGCCGGTCGGGACGGCACAAAAGCGAGGTTCTGGCAGGTATGGGAACGGGCGGTGCCGGAACGGCTGGGCGAGCCCGGACCCGAGATCATCTATGCCACGCTCACCCGCCGGGTGGTGGAGAACCTGGCCGCCGCGGGCGAGGTCGACGTGGTGCACGACCACACGTTCGCGGGGCCGCTCAACGCTCCCGCGTACGACGCGCTGGGCCTGCCCACGATCGCCACGGTGCACGGTCCGGTCGACTCCGAACTGCGCGGCTACTACCAGACCCTGGACCGCGACCTGTCCCTGGTCGGCATCAGCCAGCGGCAGCGCTCGCTGGCCCCGGAGCTGAACTGGATCGGGGTCGTGCACAACGGGCTGCGCCCGGCCGACTGGCCGTTCCAGCGCGAGAAGAAGGACTACGCCCTGTTCCTGGGCCGGTTCAACGCCGACAAGGGCGCGCACACCGCCGTGCTCGCCGCGCACGAGGCCGGGCTGCCGCTGATCCTGGCCGGCAAGTGCGCCGAACCGGCGGAGAAGAGGTACTACGCCGAGCAGGTCGAGCCGCTGCTCGGGCCGAACGACCAGATGATCGGCATCGCCGACGCGACACTCAAGCGTGAGTTGCTGGCAAATGCCCGCTGTCTGCTGTTTCCTGTGCAGTGGGAGGAACCTTTCGGCATGGTGATGATCGAGGCGATGGTCTGCGGCACGCCCGTGGTGGCGCTGCGCGGCGGTGCCGTGCCCGAGGTGGTGGAGCACGGCGTGAGCGGCTTCATCTGCGAGGACCCGGCCGAGCTGCCGGCCGCCCTGCGGGCGGCGTCGGAACTGGACCCGGCGGAGTGCCGGGAGCAGGTGGTGCGGCGCTTCAGCGACCAGCGCATGGCGGTCGGCTACGTGCAGGCCTACCGGGCCGCGCTGGTGGAGCGGCGCAGGCCGCGGACGGCCGGCCGCAACGGGCGCTCGGCGGTCCGTGCCGGACGGCTGACCACGGCCGGTGAGCGGTGA